From one Vigna radiata var. radiata cultivar VC1973A unplaced genomic scaffold, Vradiata_ver6 scaffold_368, whole genome shotgun sequence genomic stretch:
- the LOC106779631 gene encoding putative methylesterase 12, chloroplastic → MGNSFICMTKKDSKDVGSRSKRMGRSQRKLVNEEELHLQALSMALQQHQLSQRFEGSMSRRIGSSRRHAASESFSANKQVPINLENIKIKKFVLIHGEGFGAWCWYKTVALLEEAGLLPVALDLTGSGIDLTDTNSVTTLADYSKPLTVYLENLPEDEKVILVGHSIGGACISYALEHYPQKISKAIFLCATMVSDGQKPFDVYAEELGSAERFIQESKFLIHGNGKDKPPTGFMFEKEQMKGLYFNQSPAKDVALAMVSMRHSPLGPIMEKLSLSTDKYGSGRRFYIQTLDDRALSPDVQEKLVRENPPEGVFKIKGSDHCPFFSKPQALHRILVEIAQIP, encoded by the exons ATGGGTAACAGTTTTATTTGCATGACTAAGAAGGATTCGAAAGATGTTGGATCGAGAAGCAAGAGAATGGGTAGATCACAGAGGAAGCTTGTGAACGAGGAAGAGCTGCATCTTCAGGCACTGTCTATGGCACTTCAGCAGCATCAATTGTCTCAGAGGTTCGAAGGGTCTATGTCTCGGAGGATTGGCTCCTCTAGAAGGCATGCTGCGTCTGAATCTTTTTCAGCCAACAAGCAG GTTCCAATAAATCTGGagaacattaaaataaaaaagtttgtaCTGATCCATGGAGAAGGTTTTGGGGCATGGTGCTGGTACAAGACTGTGGCCTTGCTAGAAGAAGCAGGGCTGCTCCCAGTTGCCTTAGATCTTACTGGCTCTGGAATTGATCTCACAGACACTAACAGTGTCACTACATTGGCTGATTATTCAAAACCTTTGACTGTTTATCTCGAAAACCTTCCTGAGGATGAAAAG GTTATTCTTGTTGGTCATAGTATTGGTGGTGCATGTATTTCTTATGCGTTGGAGCATTATCCTCAGAAGATCTCAAAAGCAATTTTCCTTTGTGCTACAATGGTATCTGATGGTCAAAAACCTTTTGATGTCTATGCTGAAGAG CTGGGATCTGCTGAACGTTTTATTCAAGAATCAAAGTTTTTGATACATGGGAATGGTAAAGACAAACCCCCGACAGGATTTATGTTTGAGAAGGAGCAGATGAAAGGGTTATATTTTAACCAATCCCCAGCAAAG GATGTTGCTTTAGCTATGGTTTCCATGAGGCACAGCCCTCTTGGTCCAATCATGGAGAAGCTGTCTTTATCTACTGACAAATATGGCAGTGGGCGCCGGTTCTACATTCAAACATTGGATGATCGTGCACTTTCACCAGATGTCCAAGAGAAGCTTGTGAGGGAAAATCCACCTGAAGGAGTTTTCAAGATCAAAGGCAGTGATCACTGTCCATTCTTCTCCAAGCCGCAAGCTCTCCACAGAATTTTGGTGGAAATAGCTCAAATTCCATAG
- the LOC106779638 gene encoding regulator of nonsense transcripts UPF3-like, giving the protein MMEERKMKVRSEREKTKVVIRHLPPSLTQSDLFHHIDSHFASRYNWFSFRPGNTSHKRQRHSRAYIDFNSPHDVFDFAEFFDGHVFVNERGAQHKAIVEYAPSQRVPKPTTKKXGREGTIYKDPDYLEFLKLIAKPHEHLPXAEIQLERKEAEQAGANKETPIVTPLMEYVRQKRAADTGMQASSAVAKVSRRSRAALXGKPGSGNTKRGSEKKKYVQKDNXKSAARKESKDKSSFIVVPRQEDLSAESSMKGISEIEALHGIEGSIXGIPLSSDSGKKKVLLLKGKQREIPSATEXTIKQQXLQSGNSPISTHAKQNQRRENSGRLIRSILLNNEARQSQSPTGTQHKIQILSXENGKRPPXPFGSRSGLNDQHSYHDTAQVNSEGDSKSALDEKFVKRDPHGLGSGEKTEKRTRSKDRPDRGVWTPLRRSDVSHAGSDYSSSMAQPTLSNPESAEGEVKENVTSWNRGSEISASAGGRGNPSIENGSQRNFARRGASYVVKDDGAVSISEGKHSKKSVGHSAHEKQVWVQKSSSGS; this is encoded by the exons ATGATGGAAGAAAGGAAGATGAAGGTTCGGTCGGAAAGGGAGAAGACGAAAGTGGTGATTAGGCATTTGCCTCCTTCTCTCACTCAATCCGATCTCTTCCACCACATCGATTCGCACTTCGCTTCACGTTACAATTGGTTCTCTTTCAGACCCGGCAACACCAG CCACAAGCGTCAGAGGCATTCCCGAGCCTATATAGACTTCAATTCTCCTCATGATGTTTTCGACTTCGCTGAGTTCTTCGATGGACATGTTTTTGTTAACGAGAGAG GTGCCCAACATAAAGCGATTGTTGAGTACGCCCCTTCCCAGCGTGTTCCAAAGCCAACTACCAAGAAGGANGGACGTGAAGGGACCATCTATAAAG ATCCAGACTATCTGGAGTTCCTCAAACTCATTGCAAAGCCACATGAGCATCTTCCCANTGCAGAGATACaattggaaagaaaagaagctGAACAAGCTG GGGCTAACAAGGAAACACCTATTGTCACTCCCTTGATGGAATATGTTCGACAGAAACGTGCTGCTGACACTGGTATGCAG GCCTCATCAGCGGTGGCAAAAGTTAGCAGAAGATCCAGAGCTGCTTTGCNTGGCAAGCCTGGCTCGGGCAATACTAAACGAGGATCTGAAAAGAAGAAG TATGTTCAGAAGGACAATNCCAAGAGTGCTGCTCGCAAAGAGTCAAAAGACAAGTCATCCTTTATTGTGGTTCCCCGGCAAGAGGATCTATCAGCTGAATCAAGTATGAAAGGAATTTCTGAAATTGAAGCAT TGCATGGCATTGAAGGTTCCATTTNTGGAATTCCACTGTCTTCTGACTCTGGAAAGAAAAAAGTCCTTCTTCTAAAAGGGAAACAGCGGGAAATTCCCAGT GCCACTGAGGNTACAATAAAACAGCAAANCCTACAATCTGGAAATTCTCCTATTTCAACTCATGCAAAACAGAACCAGAGACGGGAAAATAGTGGAAGATTGATCAGGAGCATACTTCTAAATAATGAAGCTCGTCAAAGTCAGTCTCCTACTGGGACgcaacataaaattcaaattttaagcTNAGAGAATGGGAAGCGACCACCTCNTCCTTTTGGTTCAAGGTCCGGGTTAAATGATCAACATTCATATCACGATACTGCACAAGTTAATTCTGAAGGGGATTCTAAGAGTGCTTTGGATGAAAAATTCGTAAAAAGGGATCCACATGGTTTGGGTAGTGGTGAGAAAACAGAAAAACGTACTAGAAGCAAGGATAGACCTGATCGTGGTGTTTGGACACCCCTTCGTCGTTCTGATGTTTCACATGCTGGTAGTGACTACTCATCTTCAATGGCACAACCTACTCTGTCAAATCCTGAATCCGCTGAAG gagaagtaaaagaaaacgTTACTTCTTGGAACAGGGGCAGTGAAATCTCTGCTTCTGCAGGTGGACGCGGCAATCCTTCTATTGAGAATG GTTCCCAAAGAAATTTTGCACGTCGTGGAGCTTCCTATGTAGTGAAGGATGATGGTGCAGTCAGTATAAGTGAAGGGAAACATTCAAAGAAAAGTGTTGGGCACAGTGCTCATGAG AAGCAAGTCTGGGTTCAGAAATCTTCTTCAGGGTCTTAA
- the LOC106779639 gene encoding B3 domain-containing protein At4g01580, whose product MEDRRRKHGGGSSKRESKHFLKVILPSAIHADQMRIPEEFIKRFGDELSTVATISVPDGRVWKMMLKKYGKDVFFGSTWREFVNYYSIGYGSHLIFRYVGNSKFRVLIFDITAAEICYPLQTRGTNKPNWKRSKFENEQHHGHETKKKKRIVGNGVETKDEDDVNLIRPSETKGRKKKRDFSHGKQVKSGCRGNHSSWEIGKDVATASDRLMPRNPSVTCTIKSSRLYVSTEFACKYLKPGVGMMLQNSNGEQWDVSCSCHSRSRALIISRGWKKFMRDNDLSEGDQCLLELIKRDPIVLKCTVPGEA is encoded by the exons ATGGAAGATCGGCGGAGAAAGCACGGCGGAGGGTCGTCGAAGAGGGAATCTAAGCATTTTCTGAAGGTCATACTACCCTCTGCTATTCATGCTGACCAAATG AGAATTCCTGAGGAATTTATAAAGAGATTTGGAGATGAACTATCAACTGTTGCTACAATTAGTGTTCCTGATGGTCGTGTTTGGAAAATGATGTTGAAGAAATATGGTAAAGATGTTTTCTTTGGCAGCACATGGCGAGAGTTTGTAAACTACTATTCTATAGGGTATGGTTCCCACCTAATTTTCAGATATGTAGGGAACTCAAAATTTCGTGTTCTTATATTTGATATTACTGCTGCTGAGATTTGTTATCCTCTCCAAACTCGGGGCACTAATAAACCAAATTGGAAGAGGTCCAAGTTTGAGAATGAGCAGCACCACGGCcatgaaacaaaaaagaaaaagcgtATAGTGGGGAATGGGGTAGAAACTAAGGATGAAGATGATGTGAATTTAATACGTCCAAGTGAGACTaaaggaaggaagaaaaaacgTGATTTTTCTCATGGGAAACAAGTCAAAAGTGGATGCAGAGGAAATCACTCTTCTTGGGAGATAGGAAAGGATGTTGCTACTGCTAGTGATAGGCTGATGCCAAGAAACCCTTCTGTTACTTGTACCATCAAGTCTTCTCGATTG TATGTGTCAACTGAATTTGCTTGCAAGTATCTGAAGCCAGGTGTTGGTATGATGCTCCAAAATAGTAATGGAGAGCAGTGGGATGTTTCTTGCTCATGTCATAGCCGTTCCAGAGCATTGATAATATCGAGGGGATGGAAAAAATTTATGAGGGACAACGATCTATCAGAAGGAGATCAATGTCTGTTGGAGTTGATAAAGAGGGACCCCATTGTGCTAAAATGTACTGTGCCTGGCGAAGCTTAA
- the LOC106779641 gene encoding uncharacterized protein LOC106779641, which produces MQKLLSPSSYSSSSLPFFSIPVLSFPQVSNFLPMSAALQPPTAPASSLSDKKKPFGALMPHLSSRYPSFSSTTCCVCRLSLTPTPARTNTHLLLNHSPNRSLFSASHGSFFFHSPRDFSVESNQAKEKRPFSLRLNRRQKGPTTSSSPSPSNPDLLAIPGVGPRNFRKLVQKGIAGVAQLKQLYKDKFFGKSSDKMVEYLQSSVGIIHKNHAESITTFIKKSVDEELEENSSSQPQQKKRLTFCVEGNISVGKTTFLQRIANETIELRDLVEIVPEPINKWQDVGPDHFNILDAFYAEPQRYAYTFQNYVFVTRVMQERESSGGIKPLRLMERSVFSDRMVFVRAVHEANWMNEMEISIYDSWFDPVVSSLPGLIPDGFIYLRASPDTCHKRMMLRKREEEGGVTLDYLRDLHEKHESWLFPFQSGNHGVLAVNKLPHHIDNSLHPDIRDRVFYLEGGHMHSSIQKVPALVLDCEPNIDFSKDIEAKRQYARQVAEFFEFVKKKQEVPSKEGVGDARSSQAQSQVLLPHEGGLWLPDGKPFPQEALKPLDFRRTMSFMSG; this is translated from the exons aTGCAGAAACTGCTAAGCCcttcttcttattcttcatCTTCGCTTCCCTTCTTCTCCATTCCCGTTCTCTCCTTTCCACAAGTTTCAAACTTTCTACCGATGTCAGCCGCGCTGCAGCCTCCAACTGCTCCTGCTTCTTCCCTCTCCGACAAGAAGAAGCCTTTTGGAGCCCTCATGCCCCATCTCTCTTCTCGCTATCCTTCGTTTTCTTCCACTACTTGTTGTGTCTGTAGGCTAAGTCTGACCCCCACCCCTGCCAGGACTAATACCCATCTTCTCCTTAACCACTCCCCAAACCGCTCCTTGTTTTCGGCTTCTCATGGCTCCTTTTTCTTTCACTCTCCTCGCGATTTTTCTGTGGAGAGCAACCAAGCCAAGGAGAAGAGACCCTTTAGCTTGAGGTTAAATAGGAGGCAAAAGGGTCCTACTACTTCTTCCTCTCCTTCTCCGTCAAATCCTGATTTGTTGGCCATCCCCGGTGTGGGTCCCAGAAATTTCAGAAAGCTCGTTCAGAAAGGTATCGCTGGTGTTGCTCAACTCAAGCAACTCTACAAGGATAag TTCTTTGGCAAATCCAGTGACAAGATGGTTGAGTATCTGCAGAGTTCTGTTGGGATAATCCACAAGAACCATGCTGAAAGTATAACTACTTTCATCAAAAAGAGTGTCGATGAGGAGTTGGAGGAGAATTCCTCTTCGCAGCCTCAGCAGAAGAAGCGCTTAACATTCTGTGTTGAGGGTAATATCAGCGTTGGCAAGACTACCTTCCTTCAGAGAATTGCAAACGAAACGATTGAATTGCGTGACCTTGTTGAGATTGTTCCTGAACCCATTAACAAGTGGCAGGATGTTGGACCTGACCACTTTAATATTTTGGATGCTTTTTATGCGGAGCCACAAAGGTATGCCTACACCTTTCAGAACTATGTATTTGTTACTAGGGTGATGCAGGAAAGAGAGTCATCTGGTGGAATCAAGCCTCTTCGTCTGATGGAGAGGAGCGTTTTCAGTGACAGAATG GTTTTTGTGCGAGCTGTTCATGAAGCCAATTGGATGAATGAGATGGAGATCAGTATTTATGACTCGTGGTTTGATCCTGTCGTGTCTTCCTTGCCTGGACTTATTCCTGATGGTTTTATCTATCTTAGGGCAAGTCCTGATACTTGCCATAAGAGAATGATGTTACGGAAGAGGGAAGAAGAAGGTGGAGTCACCCTGGACTATCTCCGTGACCTCCATGAAAAGCATGAAAGCTGGTTATTTCCCTTCCAAAGTGGTAATCACGGAGTTTTAGCAGTCAATAAGCTACCCCATCATATTGACAACTCTTTACACCCTGATATAAGAGACCGTGTTTTTTATCTGGAGGGTGGTCACATGCATTCAAGTATCCAGAAG GTTCCTGCACTGGTTCTGGACTGTGAACCCAATATTGATTTCAGCAAAGATATTGAGGCAAAGAGACA ATATGCTCGCCAAGTTGCAGAGTTTTTTGAATTTGTGAAGAAAAAGCAAGAGGTTCCATCCAAGGAAGGTGTTGGAGATGCGAGAAGTAGCCAAGCCCAATCACAGGTGCTGCTACCTCATGAGGGTGGACTGTGGCTACCAGATGGAAAGCCTTTTCCCCAGGAAGCGCTCAAACCTTTGGACTTCAGACGAACAATGTCATTCATGTCTGGCTAG